Within the Thermosynechococcus sichuanensis E542 genome, the region AATAAAGCAATCACTGACACGCACAATGTGGGGATGATGAAACTGGGCAAGGCGTTGGGCTTCTTGGATAAACCGCTCCCCCAAATCATGAATGCGCTTGGGGGGTTCCTGCTGCAAGTTCAATGTTTTGAGCACTACCGGCTGATGGAGCAGGGTGTGGGTTGCGCGATAGGTGACACCAAAGCCCCCCTGACTCAAAAGGGCATCGAGGCGGTATTTACCCCCTTGGAGGGTTGTGCCCACACTAAGCAAACTGAGGGAGGACATAGGCACCCTAGGGACGCAATGGAGCAGACGGAGCAGAGGTTGGCAGCGGGGCTGACCGTTGAGTGAGCATCACCAAGCGATAGCCCAAATAGGCAGGTAAGGTTGCCATCATCATCAAGAGTATCACGGACAACAAAGATTCCCATTCAAACCGAGACCCATAGTAGCTGCGGTAGGGATCGTAGTTGGCAGTGGGCTTAATTTTGTCCCGTAGTGCCATGGGGCGCTTAAAGCGCAATCGGCGATCGTCGAGCTTCTCAAATAAAATCCAACCCCCTTGGGCTTCCTCTTGGCAGACTTTGCGCAGGACAGCGGGATCATGAAATTGGTTGCGGCGCGATCGCAGGATTTTAAATTCCCAACCTCCCAGCTTGGGGGAGACTTGACGCTGTTCTTCTTTGGAAGGGTAGGTCGTCAACTGTTCCTCTTCTTCATCACGTTGTTGGCTAAGTTGCTCTTGCCAGCCCCACCACTGGTAGTAAAGCAGTGCTGACACACCGAGGCTACCGCTCATCAGGGATAATAACAGCACTTCAGCCATGGGGAATAGGGGCAAGCCTCTGTTGGGCGATCGTACCCAAAACGTTGATCCTCCTCAGGACAGATCACCCCCCTCCCCGCGGCGGACAAAGTGGCAAATGCCCCGTTCTGAGGCACTAATAAAGTCGCAAAACTCTTGAATCAGGGGATGGACAAACTGTTCCCGCAGGTGCTGCACGGCTTGGGAGGTGGTGAATTGGGAGCGGTAGAGAATATCTAAGGCCTTCTTCAAAAGCTGTCGCTCTTGAGCCGAAAAGCCCGCTCGCCGTAAACCCACGACATTTAAGCCCATGATCGTATTGGTACTCAGACTACGGGTCATACAAAAGGGGGGCACATCTTTTTGAATGGCAGTGCCGCCGGAGAGCATGGCCAAGCGACCAATACGGGTAAATTGATGCACAAGGCAGTTACCGCTGATAAAGGCGCGATCGCCCACATGGGCATACCCAGCAATCAAGGTATTATTGGCGATCGTCACATGGTTTCCCACATAAACATTGTGCCCTAAATGACTGTGGGCCATCAGCAGACAATCATGCCCGACATGGGTGACGGTTTCTGGTTGGGTGCCGCGATGAATTGTCACGCCCTCGCGCAACGTACAGCGATCGCCAATGTGAACATAACTAATCCCCCCTTGATAAGCCACATCTTGGGGCAGATCGCCAATCACCGCCCCACTATGCACTTTGCAGTTCTCGCCAAGGCGGGTATATCCCAACAGGGTGACATGGGGAGCCAACTGCGTACCGCGACCAATCTCCACCGTGGCTGCCACATAGCAAAAAGGACCAATCTCCACTTCTTCCCCAATGCGGGCACCCGCCTCAATCACTGCCGTGGGATGAACCGCCATGACATTCCTGCACGATTAGCTAAAGATTCTTAACATAAAAGAGATTAAGCGATTTTAATCCCCAATGACGAACGACCTGCGGCAATATCTCCAGCTTTTAGAACAGCGGCAACAACTGCGCCGCATCCCTGTACCTGTTGATCCGGATCTGGAGATGGCGGAAATCTGTAACCGCCTGTTGGCTGCCGGCGGACCAGCGTTGCTCTTTGAAAATGTCATTGGCTCCCCCTATCCCGTGGCCATTAATTTGCTGGGCACCGTCGAGCGGGTGTGTTGGGCCATGAACATGAACCACCCTTTAGAATTGGAGGCTCTCGGTGAAAAGTTAGCTAAGCTGCAACAACCCAAGCCGCCCAAAACCCTGAGTCAAGCCCTTGATTTTGGCAAAATTCTTTTTGATGTCGTCCGTGCCAAGCCGAGTCGGGATCTATTGCCCCCCTGTCAGCAGGTCGTCATCAAAACTCCCGATTTGGATTTACGGCAACTGCCCCTGATTCGCCCCTACCCAAAGGATGCGGGCAAAATTATTACCCTTGGTTTGGTCATTACCAAAGACTGTGAGACGGGCATTCCCAACGTGGGGGTTTACCGCTTGCAACTGCAATCCCCAACCACGATGACCGTGCATTGGCTCTCAGTGCGGGGCGGCGCCCGCCATCTCCGTAAAGCGGCTGCCCGTGGCAAGAAGTTAGAAGTGGCTGTGGCCTTGGGGGTGCATCCTTTGATCATCATGGCAGCGGCAACGCCAATTCCCGTGGATTTATCCGAATGGCTCTTTGCCGGACTCTATGGTGGGGGCGGCATCCATTTGGCCAAGTGTAAAACCCTTGATCTCGAGGTGCCGGCTCAGGCGGAATTTGTTCTTGAGGGTACGATTACCCCTGGTGAAGTTTTGCCCGATGGCCCCTGTGGCGATCACATGGGCTACTACGGTGGTGTGGAAGATTCGCCAGTCATTCATTTCCACTGTCTCACCCATCGCCGCAATCCCATCTATCTCACAACCTTTAGTGGCCGCCCCCCCAAGGAAGAGGCCATGATTGCCCTTGCCCTTAACCGCATTTACACCCCGATTTTGCGGCAGCAGGTACCGGAGATTGTGGACTTCTTTTTGCCCATGGAAGCCCTTAGTTATAAAGCAGCAATTATTTCCATTGACAAAGCCTATCCCGGCCAAGCCCGCCGCGCTGCCCTCGCCTTTTGGAGTGCCCTGCCCCAATTTACCTACACCAAGTTTGTGATTGTCGTGGACAAAGAGATCAATATCCGTGATCCGCGTCAGGTGGTGTGGGCGATTAGCTCCAAAGTGGATCCCAGCCGCGATGTGTTTATTTTGGGAGATACCCCCTTTGACTCCCTTGACTTTGCCAGCGAAAAAATCGGCCTTGGGGGACGCATGGGCATTGATGCCACCACGAAAATTCCGCCAGAAACAGACCATCCTTGGGGCGATCCTCTGACGTCAGATCCTGAGGTGGCACGGCGAGTCACAGAACGCTGGCAGGAATATGGCCTTGGCGATATTGACTTAACAGCCGTAGATGCGACGCGGTTTGGCTATGAGCTAGACCCAGCCTTTCGTTGGCGATAATCGAAGAAACAACGGTTCATAAAACATGACAAATAGAGATGCGATGCGCTGGCAACAGCGGTTGCAGAACTTTGGTCGCGCCCTCATCCGCCTAGAAACCACCTGTGCTCAGGAGGAATATTCTGACCTCGAGCGAGCCGGTTTGGTGCAAATGTTTCAGCTCACCCTTGAACTAGCGTGGAAAACGTTGAAAGACTTTCTTTTCTGCGAGGGGCTGGATGTGAACACCCCCAGAGAAGCGATTCGCAAGGCCTTTGAGACGGGCTATCTCACCGAGGAAGACACGGAAACACTGCTAGTTGATCAGTGTTTAGGGGACTGGCCGCGATAGGCTAAAAGATAGGCGAACAATCTGCCGCTATTGCCTGGATACTTGGGATGGGTCGCACCTACCGCACAATTGGCATTAACCTCAAGGCCATGCCCTTAGGGGAAAGCGATCGCCTGCTCAGTGTCTTTAGTCGCGATCGCGGGCTGTTGAAATTAGTGGCACCCCATAGCCGTGGCTCCCGCTCAAAACTGGGCGGGCGGGTAAATTTGTTCGTCGTCAATGACCTCTTTATTAGCCCTAGGCGCAATCTAGATCGCATTCTCCAAGCAGAAACAGTAGCCACATACCAAGGTCTCAATAGCCACTTGACCACCCTGACCGCTGCCCAATATCTCGGCGAAGTCGTACTCTACCAAGTCCATCCGCAGCAACCGCAGCCAGATCTCTTTGATTGGCTCTGTGCCACGTTGGATCAGCTTCAGGGGGTTTCCAGTCGCGCTGCCCTAGCCCTATTGGTGCGCGGCCTCTGTGGCATTCTGCGTTTGGGGGGGATTGCCCCGGAATGGTACCAATGCCATGACAGTGGTTGTCAGATTACTGTCCCTGCGGCGGATACCGACTGGCGAGTGGGCTTTAGTTTTGCCAGCGGCGGTGTTTTTACGATCAAGGCACAGCACACAGTGGGGAATGATTCTCTTGCGGGTATCTCCGGTGATCGCCAACTAACAGCCAGTGAAGTTCGTTTGGGACAATGGCTGGCGATGCCCACAACGCAATCCCTAGCACGGGATGAATTCCTCACCCAAGCCGAGGCCTATCCCCTCAGTGTTTGGCTTTCCCTTGAGCGGGTGTTGCGCCAGTACCTGCAATTTCATCTTGAGCAAACGTTGCGGGTGCCCCCCCTCCTTGATAGCTGTTTTTCACCTGTTGCGGTGTCCCAGCCATGACCATTGAGCAGCAAGACATTCGCTTGGATCTCCCCCTACCGCCTGTGCCTCCCCTCTGGCAAAACCGCAATTTTATTGCTCTTTGGTTGGCGCAGGTTTGCTCGCAGTTGGCTGACAAAATTTACCTTGTGTTTGTCATTGCCCTCACTACGGAGTTTTTCCAAGCGGCAAACCAGAGCATTAGTGGTTGGGTGTCAGCAATCATGGTCGCCTTTACGATTCCGGCCATTCTCCTTGGATCGGTGGCGGGGGTGCTGGTGGATCGCTGGTCAAAAAAACAGGTGCTCATTGTCACCAATCTCTACCGTGCCCTCCTTGTTTTAGGGATTCCAATCACGATTCTCCTTGGCGCTGGGCAATGGTTGGGGTTTATGGCACTGTTGCTGATTACGTTTGCGATTTCCTGTTTAACCCAGTTTTTTGCCCCCGCCGAACAGGCGGCTATTCCGCTGCTGGTGGATAAGTCCCATCTGATGTCCGCCAACTCCCTCTATACCCTAACCATGATGGCTGCGCTCGTGGTGGGCTTTGCTGCGGGTGAGCCGCTGTTGAATCTCGCGAGCCACTGGCACTCGCAGTGGGGTGGGGCTGTCTTTATCAGTGCCTGCTATGGGGGGGCAGCTCTTCTATTGATGCTGCTGCGGCCACCGGATCAGTGCCATCTGCCGCCCAGCCGCTACCGCCAAGTGTGGCAAGAGCTCCGCCAAGGACTTCAGCTTTTGCAGGAATATACAGCCCTGCGTTTTGCCCTGCTGCAACTTATCCTGCTCTTTGCCATTGTGGCAGCCATGTCTGTTTTGGTGGTGCGCCTTGCAGAAGTCTTACCCCGCCTCGATACGGATCAATTTGGGTTTCTTTTGGCGGCTGCCGCCGGTGGACTCGGACTAGGGGCATTATTGTTGAATACATTGGGCAAGCGCTTTTCATACGCTTGGCTAGGTCTGCTGGGCTGTTGGGGGATGGGGGGCATGTTCCTTGGCCTGTCCCTGAGTCTCGATTCTTTCGCTTGGAGCATGGGCTACATCATTGGTTTAGGCTTCTTTGCCGCCTTTGTAGCGATTCCCATGCAAACCTTAATTCAACTGATGACCCCAGCCGAACAGCGGGGGACGATTTTTGGGCTGCAAAATAATCTCGTGAATATTGCCCTCAGTGTACCCTTGGCAGTGGCGGGGTTAGCGGAGACGTGGTGGGGGCTGCAACCTGTACTCATCGGCTTGGGGGGGGCGATCGCCCTTGGCGGGACGCTGATGACCCTCAGCCATCGCAACGGCATGGTGACTGGCAACCTGCCCTAAAAGTTCCATAAAAAATCTTAAATGCTTTCATCTTGACGTTTTTTGCGCTACGCTGTAGAGTCAATTGACGCTTTTGCTGGCGTAACTTACCATGTCACCTGCTTTCCCCTCATCCTCTACAACCTCCTCTAGCCCGGTGATCGCCCTCAAGGAAATGGTGTCGCGGTTACAGCGGGAAAACAGTAAGATTCAGGAGCTATTGGCCTCCCTAAGCTTTGCACTGCGCAGTTTCAACAACCTGAATCAATTTTTTGAACTGATTCCGTTGATTACCTGTCGGGTGACGGAGGCGGAGGCAGCGGCTCTCGTCTTATTTCGCGCCGATGGTCAGGCTCGTCTTGAACAACTCCATTGTCACGCCAGCGATCAGTGTCCCAATATTCGCGCCGCCCTCGAAACGGCCATCCGCACCCTTGCCAATAGCGTTGGTATGGCGGCAATTGATGCGGCCAGCGATCGCGAGATCAGCCGTCCTCGGCTGGAGCAACTTTTGGATCAGCAACTGCGAGAACGTCTCCCCCAAGGCATTCAGTTCTATGGCACTGCTATTCTCGTCAAGGATTCAGGCCTCACGGAGCGGGGGCGGCTCTACGTTTTTAGTCAGCAACCCGAGTACGAGTGGAATGAAACGCGGCAGCAACTGTTGCAGGTGATTGCGGATCAAACGGCAGTGGCCATTGCCAATGATGAACTAGCCTTAAAGTTGCGCGATCGCCAGCGTTTGGATCGGGAACTGGAAATTGGTGCCGAAATTCAACGCCGACTCTTGCCCCACCGCTGTCCCAAAATCCACGGCCTAGAGCTAGCCGCCGAGTGTCGCACCGCCAGTTGGGTTGGGGGGGACTACTATGACTTTATTCCCATTACCTATGGCCTCGGCGATCAACAAGACATTGAACAGGGTCGTTGGGGCATTGCCATTGGCGATGTGATGGGTAAAGGGGTTCCCGCAGGACTGATCATGACCATGACCCGAGGTATGCTGCGGGCAGAAGCCCTCAATGGTCACCGTCCTAGCCGCATTTTGCAGCACCTCAACCGGGCGATGCAGCCAGACTTAGAAAGCTCCCACCGCTTTGTTACCCTCTTTTACTCTGAGTACAATCCCCAAACCCGGCTCCTCGCCTACAGTAATGCGGCTCACCTTCCCCCCCTGCTATGGCGGGCTGAAACGGGGATTATCCATCGGCTGGACACCTATGGGATGCTCATTGGTCTCGATACCCGCAGCCAATATCAAGAGGCCGAAGTACGCCTCCAGCCGGGGGACACCGTCATTTACTACACCGATGGCATTACAGAAGCGGATAATCCCAAGGGCAAACGCTTTGAGGAGGAACGCCTAGCAGCGGTTGTTAAGGAAGGCTGCGCCAAAGGTTTAGGGGCACAGGCACTCTTGGATTATATTTTTGATGCTGTGGATGCCTTTACCAATGCCAATGGGCGACGCAGTGACGATATGACCTTGGTGATTCTACGGGTCATTGACCAATAAAGGCTCCTTAACTATTCGCCCTCCTTCGGGATCAATCCCAAGGTCATGACAATGGGATCAATAGAGGCAGCTAAGATAACGACAGAGGCGTGTGAGGTGGGGATGCGCTACTTTGTCGAGGTCAGCTTCCGCTGTGATGATGAGGCAATTTGGGATACCCTCACCCGTTATTTGGGCTTTGTCGAAGCAAAAACGCTGGATCAAGCCATGACTCTCCACCATTTTTTTGAAATCCATCCCCTTGTTACTGGTGTCGAAACCTTTGTGCAATCGAGCGAAAGCCAACCCTACCTCTTGATGACCACCTATCCAGAGCGGATCAGCAAAGCCAATGTTCAACGCAGCCGCTTTCAGGAAGCAGTGTCCATCCTTGGAGAAAATAGTCCGGGACTGGCAGAGTGGCTCTTTATGGAGACCACGGGGGATGAGTATTGAGTGCTCTACTCCACAATAGAGAAAACTATAATATAAGGTCTCCTTGGAGCACACCACAGGAAGTTGTGACGTTGCTATGTCCAACGATCGCCCGCTGCCCCATTCTGAAACTGAGTCCCCGGCCCTGCGCTTAGGACGCAATCCCGGTTTACAGGTGCGCCACGATGAGGTGGAGCGATCGCTCTTGACGCCAATGCTTCAGCACTATGCTGAAATCAAGGATGCCTATCCCCAAGCCCTGCTCCTCTATCGGGTGGGGGATTTCTACGAAACCTTTTTTCAGGATGCCTGTATTGTTGCCCGCGAACTGGAACTGGTGCTCACTGGCAAAGAGGGGGGCAAAGACATCGGGCGCGTTGCTATGGCTGGCATTCCCCACCATGCCCTTGAACGCTACTGCCGCACCCTCATTGAAAAGGGCTATGCCATTGCCATCTGTGACCAAGTGGAAGACCCTGCCCAAGCCCAAGGATTAGTGAAGCGGGAGGTGACCCAAGTCTTTACGCCGGGAACGGTCTTAGATACAGAGCTGCTTCAGCCGCGCCGCAATAATTTTTTAGCCGCCGTTTTGCTTTCTGGCAACCACTGGGGGTTGGCCTATGCCGATGTCTCGACAGGAGAGTTTTGTACCACCCAAGGGAGCGATCGCGCCGAGTTAGTGGCAGAACTCAACCGCTTGCAACCCGCAGAAATTCTTCTCCCCAGTGAAGCCCCAGACATTAACCGCGTCCTGCGGCCCGGCGAAGCCAAGGATCAGTTACCTGCTGAATTGCCGCCGCAATGGTGTTACACTCTGCGATCGCCCCAAGATTTTCAAGCCGCGGAAGCCCGCCAACGCCTGTGTCAACGCTTTCAGGTCAAATCCCTCGAAGGCTTTGGCTGTGAACATCTACCCCTTGCTATGCGGGCAGCCGGTGGTCTCTTGGCCTATTTGGATGAAACCCACCGCCAACAACCGGTGCCCCTGCAAAATCTGAGCACCTATTCCATTGCCCAGTATCTCTTTCTCGACCCGCAGACCCGTCGCAATTTGGAACTGACGCAAA harbors:
- a CDS encoding MFS transporter, which gives rise to MTIEQQDIRLDLPLPPVPPLWQNRNFIALWLAQVCSQLADKIYLVFVIALTTEFFQAANQSISGWVSAIMVAFTIPAILLGSVAGVLVDRWSKKQVLIVTNLYRALLVLGIPITILLGAGQWLGFMALLLITFAISCLTQFFAPAEQAAIPLLVDKSHLMSANSLYTLTMMAALVVGFAAGEPLLNLASHWHSQWGGAVFISACYGGAALLLMLLRPPDQCHLPPSRYRQVWQELRQGLQLLQEYTALRFALLQLILLFAIVAAMSVLVVRLAEVLPRLDTDQFGFLLAAAAGGLGLGALLLNTLGKRFSYAWLGLLGCWGMGGMFLGLSLSLDSFAWSMGYIIGLGFFAAFVAIPMQTLIQLMTPAEQRGTIFGLQNNLVNIALSVPLAVAGLAETWWGLQPVLIGLGGAIALGGTLMTLSHRNGMVTGNLP
- a CDS encoding nucleotidyltransferase substrate binding protein; the protein is MTNRDAMRWQQRLQNFGRALIRLETTCAQEEYSDLERAGLVQMFQLTLELAWKTLKDFLFCEGLDVNTPREAIRKAFETGYLTEEDTETLLVDQCLGDWPR
- a CDS encoding UbiD family decarboxylase, yielding MTNDLRQYLQLLEQRQQLRRIPVPVDPDLEMAEICNRLLAAGGPALLFENVIGSPYPVAINLLGTVERVCWAMNMNHPLELEALGEKLAKLQQPKPPKTLSQALDFGKILFDVVRAKPSRDLLPPCQQVVIKTPDLDLRQLPLIRPYPKDAGKIITLGLVITKDCETGIPNVGVYRLQLQSPTTMTVHWLSVRGGARHLRKAAARGKKLEVAVALGVHPLIIMAAATPIPVDLSEWLFAGLYGGGGIHLAKCKTLDLEVPAQAEFVLEGTITPGEVLPDGPCGDHMGYYGGVEDSPVIHFHCLTHRRNPIYLTTFSGRPPKEEAMIALALNRIYTPILRQQVPEIVDFFLPMEALSYKAAIISIDKAYPGQARRAALAFWSALPQFTYTKFVIVVDKEINIRDPRQVVWAISSKVDPSRDVFILGDTPFDSLDFASEKIGLGGRMGIDATTKIPPETDHPWGDPLTSDPEVARRVTERWQEYGLGDIDLTAVDATRFGYELDPAFRWR
- a CDS encoding PP2C family protein-serine/threonine phosphatase — translated: MSPAFPSSSTTSSSPVIALKEMVSRLQRENSKIQELLASLSFALRSFNNLNQFFELIPLITCRVTEAEAAALVLFRADGQARLEQLHCHASDQCPNIRAALETAIRTLANSVGMAAIDAASDREISRPRLEQLLDQQLRERLPQGIQFYGTAILVKDSGLTERGRLYVFSQQPEYEWNETRQQLLQVIADQTAVAIANDELALKLRDRQRLDRELEIGAEIQRRLLPHRCPKIHGLELAAECRTASWVGGDYYDFIPITYGLGDQQDIEQGRWGIAIGDVMGKGVPAGLIMTMTRGMLRAEALNGHRPSRILQHLNRAMQPDLESSHRFVTLFYSEYNPQTRLLAYSNAAHLPPLLWRAETGIIHRLDTYGMLIGLDTRSQYQEAEVRLQPGDTVIYYTDGITEADNPKGKRFEEERLAAVVKEGCAKGLGAQALLDYIFDAVDAFTNANGRRSDDMTLVILRVIDQ
- the recO gene encoding DNA repair protein RecO, producing MGRTYRTIGINLKAMPLGESDRLLSVFSRDRGLLKLVAPHSRGSRSKLGGRVNLFVVNDLFISPRRNLDRILQAETVATYQGLNSHLTTLTAAQYLGEVVLYQVHPQQPQPDLFDWLCATLDQLQGVSSRAALALLVRGLCGILRLGGIAPEWYQCHDSGCQITVPAADTDWRVGFSFASGGVFTIKAQHTVGNDSLAGISGDRQLTASEVRLGQWLAMPTTQSLARDEFLTQAEAYPLSVWLSLERVLRQYLQFHLEQTLRVPPLLDSCFSPVAVSQP
- the lpxA gene encoding acyl-ACP--UDP-N-acetylglucosamine O-acyltransferase, with the protein product MAVHPTAVIEAGARIGEEVEIGPFCYVAATVEIGRGTQLAPHVTLLGYTRLGENCKVHSGAVIGDLPQDVAYQGGISYVHIGDRCTLREGVTIHRGTQPETVTHVGHDCLLMAHSHLGHNVYVGNHVTIANNTLIAGYAHVGDRAFISGNCLVHQFTRIGRLAMLSGGTAIQKDVPPFCMTRSLSTNTIMGLNVVGLRRAGFSAQERQLLKKALDILYRSQFTTSQAVQHLREQFVHPLIQEFCDFISASERGICHFVRRGEGGDLS